One Novipirellula artificiosorum DNA segment encodes these proteins:
- a CDS encoding sulfatase-like hydrolase/transferase: MSLYDGWIKTPRIDQMAREGVRFTDFHSNSSVCSPSCQKSQPTASCQKSQPNV, encoded by the coding sequence TACGATGGCTGGATCAAGACGCCTCGCATCGACCAGATGGCCCGGGAGGGTGTCAGGTTTACCGACTTTCACTCCAACAGCTCCGTGTGCAGCCCTTCCTGTCAAAAAAGTCAGCCAACCGCTTCCTGTCAAAAAAGTCAGCCGAACGTTTGA